Within the Acidihalobacter prosperus genome, the region CACGCGCCGGAAACCGGCTGCCCGTTCGCACCACGTTGCGGGCGGGCGCAAACGGCCTGCACGGAAGCCATGCCGCCTGCCGACAGGCACAACGGACATCTCAGCCGCTGCCTGTTCGCCGACGATGTTCCGCCTCCAGCGACCGGCATCATCGCGCCCTCGCAGGGAACGAGCGACCTGCGGGTGCGTGTGCCGGAACGGCCGCTGATCGAAATTGAAGGGCTGGAAGTCGGCCACGGCGGCACGCCTATCCTGCGCGATCTGAATCTGCACATAGATCCGGGCGAAACCTTCGGCCTGGTCGGTGAGTCAGGTAGCGGCAAGACCACGCTGGCGCACGCGATCGCCGGGTTGACACCGCCGACACGAGGCCGCATTCATCTGGACGGCAGGCGTCTGGCCGCACGCATTGCCCGTCGGCGGCAGGCCCAGCGCCGCGACATCCAGATGGTTTTCCAGTCGCCGGACACCACGCTCAATCCTCGTCGCCGCGTGGGGCACGCCCTGGGTCGCGCCATCCGCAAACTCTCGCGGATCAAGGCTCCGCTGCGCGAGCGACTCGCCCGGCTGTTGCGCGAAGTGGCGCTCGAAACCGAGCATGCCCGCGCGCTGCCGGGCCAGCTTTCCGGCGGCCAGCGCCAGCGCGTGGCCATTGCCCGCGCATTCACCGGCGAGCCGCGGCTGGTGATTTTAGACGAACCCACTTCCGCGCTGGACGTCTCGGTGCAAGCCGCGATACTGCGCCTGCTGGTGGAGTTGCAGGCACGTCATGCCGTGGCCTATCTGTTCATCTCGCACGACTTGGCCGTGGTGCGCTATCTCGCCGACCGGATCGGCGTACTCTACCGGGGAACGCTGGTCGAGATCGGGCCGACCGAGGTGATTTTCGAAGGCCCCAATCACCCCTATACGCAGGCGCTGATGGCAGCCATGCCAACCCTGGACATGCGCGCGGACGGCGCCTCGCAGCCCGGCCCAAGCGACCACGCGGCCGCACCGCCCTCGCAGGACATGCGGGAAGATGCCGGCTGCATCTACGCGGATGAGTGTCCGAAAGTCATGCAGCGGTGCCGGACGGAACCACCCCCGTGGCGTGGCGGACGCGCCGGACAGCGCATCCGCTGCTGGCTTTCCGGGGAAGGCGTATCGGCACCGGGCGGCGACTGATCCGCCTGTACCCTATTCGGGCTGCGCGCGCCGCTGCCGCAGCTTGCGCCAGCGGCGCCAGGCGAAATGCAGCGGGCCGGAAAGCGTGTACAGCACGAACAGCGAATACAGCACGATCGAGGGCCACAGCGCGATCAGCACGAACAAGCTGAGTACCGCGATCACGCTGACGAACGGCACCCGCTTGCGCAGATCGATGTCCTTGAAGCTGTAATAGGAAAATCCCGAAACCATCAGGCCGCCGCTGACGAGCGTGATCACCAGCGCGGGGATCATCAGCGTCCGGCCGTCGACCGAAAACTGCTCCCACATCCACACCGTGCCCATCATCACGGCCGCCGCCGACGGGCTCGGCAATCCCTGGAAGAAGCGTTTGTCCTGGGTACCGACCTGAGTGTTGAAACGCGCCAGACGTAGCGCCGCGGACGCCGTATAGATGAAGGCGGCCAGCCAGCCGGCCTTGGCCCAGAACCAGCCCAGGTCGTGCAGATGCACCAGCGCCCACTGATACATCACCAGGGCCGGCGCAAGCCCGAAGGACACCATGTCGGAAAGGCTGTCGTATTCCGCGCCGAAGGCGCTCTGCGTGTTGGTCATGCGCGCCACGCGGCCATCCAGCCCATCGAGCACCATGGCGATGAATACCGCGATGGCCGCCGCCGTGAAGCGACCGTTCATGGCCGCGACAATGGCGTAGAAACCGCCGAACATCGCGCCGGTGGTCAGCAGGTTGGGCAGCAGATAGACCCCCCGTGGATGTCTCACACCCGCGACCAGCCCACGATTCTCATTGCCCATGCGTTTCCTCATCACTTGTCGCCCCCGGCCGCTCCGCGGCTCACGGGCGCAACAGCTTGCCGATGACCTGCCCCGCTCGCAGCCGTGCGCCGGCTTCGACTTCGACGCGCGAGGCCTCTGGCAGGTACAGCTCGACGATCCTGCCGAAGCCTGCAAAACCGCAACGGCTGCCATGGCCGACCCGTTCGCCCGCATGCGCGCGGCAGCGCAGATAACCCGGCAGGCGAGAACGGTGTACGGCCACGACGATATCATCCAGTTCGTCGGTCTGCACCCAAAGCGCGGCCTGATGCTCTTTCGCCGCTGGCGAACCATGCCAGACCTTGAGCAGCTTGCCCTCGATGGGGGCATACAGCCCGTAGGGGCCGGCCGCATCCTGGACTACGCGGACGCACTGCGACGAACGCTCCCGATAGGGGTCGCGGCAGGATTCGACGGACAGTACGCGCCCGTCCACGGGACTGAGCACGGCCAGCGGCGAGGCGGGCGCACGGCGGGGCAATTCGCGGAAAACGAACGCGAGCACGAAGGTGCCGATCCAGAGTGGTGCCGCGATCAGCACATTCTCGGTCGCCGTCAGCGCCAGGGCCAATGCCAACAGGCCGAAAACCGGCACGCGTCCCTCACGCACGATCGGCATCATCGACGAATCCCTTCTGTTGGGCAGGGGTTGCGGCGCGGAAGCCGGCGGGACGGCTGTGACGCCGTCCCGCTGCGACTTAGTTGCGGGTCTTGTCGACGATCTTGTTCGCCGCGATCCAGGGCATCATGCTGCGCAGACGCTCGCCCACCGCCTCGATGGGGTGCTCCATGCCCAAGCGGCGCTTGGCCTTTAGCGTGGCCGCGCCGGCCTGGTTCTCGAGAATGAACTCGCGCGCGAACTCGCCGCGCTGGATTTCCTGCAGGATGCGGCGCATCTCGGCCTTGGTCTCATCAGTGACGATACGCGGGCCGCGGGTCAGATCGCCATATTCCGCCGTGTTCGAGATCGAATAGCGCATGTTGGCGATGCCACCTTCGTACATCAGGTCGACGATCAGCTTGAGTTCATGCAGGCATTCGAAGTAGGCCATCTCGGGTGCGTAGCCCGCTTCGACCAGGGTCTCGAAGCCGGCCTGCACCAGCGCGCTGGCGCCGCCGCACAGCACGGCCTGCTCGCCGAACAAATCGGTCTCGGTTTCTTCGCGGAAGCTGGTCTCGATCACGCCGGCGCGGCCGCCGCCGATGGCCGAGGCATACGACAGCGCGACGTCGCGCGCCCGGCCGCTGGCATCGTGGCTGATGGCGATCAGGCAGGGGACGCCGCCGCCCTGGGTGTAGGTGGAACGGACCAGGTGACCCGGACCCTTGGGCGCGATCATCACCACGTCGAGGTCGGCGCGCGGCACGATCTGCTCGAAATGGATGTTGAAGCCGTGGGCGAAGGCCAGCGTCGCACCGGACTTGAGGTTCGGCGCGATCTCGTCGCGATACAGCGCGGCCTGGTGCTCGTCGGGCGTCAGGATCATGATCAGATCGGCGGCCTTGACCGCATCGGCGATCGGCTGCACGGTGAGGCCGGCGGCCTCGGCCTTGGCGGCGGAGGACGAACCGGCACGCAGACCGACCACGACCTCGACGCCCGATTCCTTGAGGTTGTTGGCGTGGGCATGACCCTGGGAGCCATAGCCGATGATCGCCACGCGCATGCCCTGGATCAGGGAAAGGTCTGCGTCCTTATCGTAGAAAATGTTCATATCGTCCTCTTGCCTAGTGTCGTTTTCGTTGCATTGGATGTTTTGGGTTCAGGCCCGGAGCACGCGATCGCCGCGGGCGATGCCCATGGCGCCGGAACGCACCACCTCCAGGATATGGCGTTCACCCACCGCCTCCATGAAGGCGTCGAGCTTTTCGCCGGTGCCGGTCAGTTCGATGGTATAGACCTCGGGCGTGACGTCGATGATGCGGCCGCGGAAGATATCGGATAGCCGCTTGATTTCCTCGCGTCCGGCATCGGCCGCGTGCACCTTGATCAGCATCATCTCGCGCTCGATGTAGCGATATTCGTTCAGCTCCATCAGCTTGACCACGTCGATGAGCTTGTTGAGCTGCTTGACGATCTGCTCGACGATCTGCTCATTGCCAGTGGTCACCAGGGTCATGCGCGACAGCGTCGGATCGTTGGTCGGCGCCACGGTCAGGGATTCGATGTTGTAGCCGCGCGCGGAAAACAGCCCGGCCACGCGCGACAGCGCTCCGGCTTCGTTCTCCATGAGAATGGATATGATGTGGCGCATGCGTACTCCCGTCAGACCAGAATCATTTCGTTTTGACCGGCGCCGGCCGGGATCATCGGATAAACGTTCTCGCTATCGTCGGTCACGAAGTCCATGAACACCAGCCGGTCCTTGATGGCCAGGGCTTCCTGCAAGGCGCCCTCCACGTCGCCGGGCCGCTCGATGCGCATGCCGACGTGGCCGTAGGATTCGGCCAGCTTGACGAAATCCGGCAGCGCGTCCATGTAGGACATCGCGTAACGGCCCTGATAGAAGAACTCCTGCCACTGCCGCACCATGCCCATGTAGCGGTTGTTGAGGGTGATGACCTTGATCGGCAAGTGGTACTGCAAACAGGTCGAAAGCTCCTGGATGCACATCTGGATGCTGGCCTCGCCGGTCACGCAGACCACCGTCTCGTCGGGATACGCAAGCTGCGCGCCGATGGCGAACGGCAGGCCGACGCCCATCGTGCCAAGACCTCCGGAGTTGATCCAGCGATTGGGTTTGTCGAACTTGTAGAACTGCGCGGCCCACATCTGATGCTGACCGACGTCGGAGGTCACGTAGGCGTCGCCGCGGGTCAGCTCGTAGAGCTTTTCGAGCACGAACTGGGGCTTGATCAGCTCGCTGCCGCGGTCGTACTTGAGACAGTCCATCGCCCGCCATTCCTCGATCTGCTTCCACCAAGCCTTGAGCGGCGCGGCCTTGGGCTTCTTGCCGCCCGACTTGATCACCTCGATCAGATCCGCGAGCACGTCGCCGACCTGGCCGACGATCGGGATGTCCACGCGCACCGTCTTGGAAATGGAGGCGGGGTCGACGTCGATGTGCACGATCTTCGCGTGCGGACAGAACTTGTCCACGTTGCCGGTCACGCGGTCGTCGAAGCGCGCGCCGATGGCGATCACCACGTCGGCCTGATGCATCGCCATGTTCGCCTCGTAGGTCCCGTGCATGCCGAGCATGCCAAGGCACTGACGATCGGACGCGGGATAGCCGCCGAGCCCCATCAGGGTGTTGGTGATGGGGTAATCGAGCATGCGCGTGAATTCGGTCAGCGCATCGGACGCCTGGCCGAGAATGACGCCGCCGCCGGCATAGATGATCGGCTTTTCGGCCTGCAGGATCAGCTCGGCGGCACGCTTGATCTGCCCCGGATGCCCCTTGACCGTGGGATTGTAGGAGCGCATGCGGATCGACTTCGGGTACTTGAAGCCCGCCTTGGCGGCGGTGATGTCCTTGGGAATGTCCACCACCACCGGACCGGGGCGACCGCTCGCGGCGAGATAGAACGCCTTCTTGATCGTCTCGGCGATGTCCTCGACGCGCTTGATCAGGAAATTGTGCTTGACGATGGGTCGCGTGATGCCCACCGAATCCGTTTCCTGAAACGCGTCGCTACCGATCGCATGGGTGGGTACCTGGCCGGTGAATACGACCAGGGGCACTGAGTCCATGTAGGCATCGGCGATGCCGGTGACCGCATTGGTCGCGCCCGGCCCGGAGGTCACCAGCGCCACGCCCACACGGCCCGTCGACTTGGCATAGCCCTCGGCCGCATGCACCGCTCCCTGCTCGTGGCGGGTGAGGATGTGGCTGATATCCTTCTGTTTGTACAGCGCGTCGTAGATGTGGAGTACCGCACCGCCGGGATAGCCAAAAATCAGATCAACGCCTTCCGCCTTCAGGCAACGCACAAATATTTCGGCACCGGTCAGTTCCACCACGTCTTCTCCGCCTCGCAATGCGCGACGGCGCCACCTCGGGCGCCGTCGGCAGATTCTCGATCACATGGCGCGTATCGCTCGCGCCTCGACTGGAACATTGCATAGTAATATGTCGTCACAAAAAAATCATCGCCCGGCGCCAGAGGATCCTCGCGCATGAGGACGGTTCGCCCCTATAGTCCTGTCGACGAATTGCCGTGGCTGCGCGCGGGGATGCCTGCGGACCCACCCGCCCCTGGCACGAAGGATTGCGGACGCGCCCTGGTCGAGGCCGAAACGATTGCGTTTTACCGGCGCCGGCGCTATTCGACCGCTGCGTTGATGTTACTGGGGCGGCGACCCATCGCTGACGCCGAGCGGGCATGACATGACAACGGCAAATCCCGATCCACGGGACACCCACCACGGAGCAACGAATGAAAACCATCGGCCTCATCGGCGGCATGAGCTGGGAGTCCACCGTGCCCTATTACCGGCACATCAACACCCGGGTGAAACAGCGCCTCGGCGGTCTGCATTCGGCCCGGCTGCTGCTCTACAGCGTCGACTTCCAGGACATCGAGACCCTGCAGCAGGCCGGTCGCTGGGAAGACGCGGCCGATCTACTGAGCGAAGTCGCCCGCATGCTGGAACGGGCCGGCGCCGACTGCGTGGTGCTGTGCACGAACACCATGCACAAGGTCGCCCCCGAGATCGAAGCCGCCGTCGCCGTCCCGCTGCTGCATATCGCCGACGCGACCGCCACCGCGATCCGCAAACAGGGCATCCGGCGCGTCGGGCTGCTCGGCACGCGATTCACCATGGAGGAGGACTTCTACCGTGCCCGGATCGAGGCGCACGGCATCGAAACCCTGGTGCCGGAAACGGCGGACCGCGAAATGATCCACGCGGTGATCTACGAGGAACTCTGCCTCGGCGTGGTCGAGAACACATCTCACCAGCGCTATCGAGAAGCAATCGACCGGCTGGTCGAGCGCGGCGCCGAAGGCATCATCCTCGGCTGTACCGAGATCGCCATGCTGGTCTCGCCCAGCGACGCCACGGTACCGCTCTTCGACACCGCCACCTTGCATGCCGAGGCGGCGGCGGATTTCGCACTCGAAGACGCATAAGCCGGCATACGCTGGCCAACGGACGATCGCAGGGCGTCCGTTCCGGCGGCGGCCCGCCCCGAGGGTAGCCGCCACACACCGGGAGGCCGAGCCGCGGGCCTCCGCCGTCCGCTCTCGATCGCCGAATGCACCGGCGCATCGTCTGGATACGGGCAATCATCGCAAACACTCGACGAAGTGCTGACGCGCATGAGGCTGCGGCGATACGCAGAGGAGGCATCTTCGCTTATCCCTCTCCCGTTTATCAAACCGTTACACAGCGCCGCTAACATGACAGCGCGGCATGCGGTATACGGTCGGAAATTCCCGGCACGCATATCGCAGTCCATCGTGGAAAAGAACAACACAAATAAACGCCAAACAGGAGAGAGCGCATGACCGACGCCCCGGCAACCCCCGAAACCCAAGCGACCGCCAGCACGGCCGGTACCGCGAAAATCATCTACATCCTCTATCTCGTCGGCCTGCTGTTCGGCATCACGGGTCTCGTAGGCGTGGTGATGGCCTACGTCAACCGCGGCGACGCACCTGAATGGCTGGGGGAACATTATCGTTTCCAGATCCGCACCTTCTGGATCGGCGGGCTGTACCTGTTCGTCGGTGGGCTGCTCAGCCTCGTCGTCATCGGCTATTTCATCCTGCTGTTCTGGGCTATCTGGCTGATCGTGCGCTGCGTCAAGGGACTCAAGGCACTCGATCAGCAACAACCGCCCGCCAACGTCGCCAGCTGGTTTTTCTGAGCTGGCCGGTGTGCGCATCGTCGCTGTTGGCGGCGATGCGCACACGAGAATGCGATTCCCGGCAAAATAGACGCGCGGCAGACAGCCGCGTATCGGGAGTCGGACATGCCAGCACGGATTTGGGTCGATGCGGACGCCTGTCCGGGAGTCATCAAGGAAGTCATCTTTCGCGCCGCCACGCGAACCGGCACGCAAGCGACCCTGGTCGCCAATCACGCCATGCGCGTGCCCGCCTCGCCCTTCATTCGCTTCCTGCAGGTCGCTTCCGGGTTCGACGTGGCGGACAACGAGATCGTGCGGCGTGCGGAAGCTGGCGATCTGGTGATCACCAGCGACATCCCGCTGGCGGCCGAAGCGATCGACAAGGGGGCCGAGGCTCTGAGCCCCCGCGGCGAGCTGTACGCCGAGGGCAACATCCGCGACCGGCTCAACATGCGCGATTTCATGGAAACGCTGCGCGCGAGCGGTGTGCAGACCGGCGGACCCTCCGCCCTCAGCCAAAGCGACCGAAAAGCCTTCGCCGACCAGCTCGACCGCTGGCTGACACGACGCGCCGCGACATCCAACGCTCGATAACGCTTCGTCCGGACGCCAACGGCACACTAGGCGGAACGTTCGCCCCCGCCGCCGGTCCACCCCACATCAAGCGCACATCATGGAGACGACACCATGTCCCAGGTTCTGATCGTGACCGGCGGCAGCCGCGGCATCGGTGCCGCTGTGGCCCGCCTCGGTGCCCGGGCGGGCTACGCCGTATGCGTGAACTACCGGCGCGACCGTGCCGCAGCCGAAGCCGTGGTCGCCGACATCGAGGCCACGGGCGGTCGTGCGATCGCGCTCGCGGCCGACATCGCCGTCGAGGACGAGGTAGTGAGTTTGTTCCGGCAGGTCGACGAAGCGTTGGGGCGGGTAACGGCGCTGGTCAACAACGCCGGCATCCTCGAACGCCATGCGCGCGTCGAGGACATGGACGCGGCACGGCTGGCACGCGTGTTCGCGGCCAACGTGACCGGCAGTTTTCTGTGTGCCCGCGAGGCGGTGCGGCGCATGTCCACCCGCCGTGGCGGCCCGGGCGGGGCCATCGTCAATGTCTCCTCGCGCGCCGCACGCCTGGGCAGTCCCGGCGAGTACGTGGACTACGCCGCCTCCAAGGCAGCGGTCGATACGCTGACCATCGGCCTCGCCCGGGAGGTCGCCGACGCCGGCATCCGGGTCAATGCCGTGAGTCCCGGCGTGATCTATACCGACATCCACGCCAGCGGCGGCGAGCCGGGGCGCGTCGACCGGGTCAAGGACGCAGTGCCGATGAAGCGCGGCGGACAGCCCGAGGAAGTCGCGCGCGCGATCCTGTGGCTGCTTTCCGACGAGGCGAGTTACGTGACCGGCGCCAACCTCGACGTCTCAGGCGGCCGCTAGCCGGCACAGCAGGAGAGCTGGGAAACGTCGCGCGAGAAGGTCTGCGCGCAGAGCTTGAGCCCCTCGACCATGGTCAGATAGGGGAACAGGCGCCCGGCCAGATCGTCGACCGTCATGCCGGCGGCCAGCGCCAGCGCGGCG harbors:
- a CDS encoding SDR family oxidoreductase, which gives rise to MSQVLIVTGGSRGIGAAVARLGARAGYAVCVNYRRDRAAAEAVVADIEATGGRAIALAADIAVEDEVVSLFRQVDEALGRVTALVNNAGILERHARVEDMDAARLARVFAANVTGSFLCAREAVRRMSTRRGGPGGAIVNVSSRAARLGSPGEYVDYAASKAAVDTLTIGLAREVADAGIRVNAVSPGVIYTDIHASGGEPGRVDRVKDAVPMKRGGQPEEVARAILWLLSDEASYVTGANLDVSGGR
- the pssA gene encoding CDP-diacylglycerol--serine O-phosphatidyltransferase, producing the protein MGNENRGLVAGVRHPRGVYLLPNLLTTGAMFGGFYAIVAAMNGRFTAAAIAVFIAMVLDGLDGRVARMTNTQSAFGAEYDSLSDMVSFGLAPALVMYQWALVHLHDLGWFWAKAGWLAAFIYTASAALRLARFNTQVGTQDKRFFQGLPSPSAAAVMMGTVWMWEQFSVDGRTLMIPALVITLVSGGLMVSGFSYYSFKDIDLRKRVPFVSVIAVLSLFVLIALWPSIVLYSLFVLYTLSGPLHFAWRRWRKLRQRRAQPE
- a CDS encoding DUF4870 family protein, coding for MTDAPATPETQATASTAGTAKIIYILYLVGLLFGITGLVGVVMAYVNRGDAPEWLGEHYRFQIRTFWIGGLYLFVGGLLSLVVIGYFILLFWAIWLIVRCVKGLKALDQQQPPANVASWFF
- the ilvN gene encoding acetolactate synthase small subunit, translating into MRHIISILMENEAGALSRVAGLFSARGYNIESLTVAPTNDPTLSRMTLVTTGNEQIVEQIVKQLNKLIDVVKLMELNEYRYIEREMMLIKVHAADAGREEIKRLSDIFRGRIIDVTPEVYTIELTGTGEKLDAFMEAVGERHILEVVRSGAMGIARGDRVLRA
- the ilvC gene encoding ketol-acid reductoisomerase — protein: MNIFYDKDADLSLIQGMRVAIIGYGSQGHAHANNLKESGVEVVVGLRAGSSSAAKAEAAGLTVQPIADAVKAADLIMILTPDEHQAALYRDEIAPNLKSGATLAFAHGFNIHFEQIVPRADLDVVMIAPKGPGHLVRSTYTQGGGVPCLIAISHDASGRARDVALSYASAIGGGRAGVIETSFREETETDLFGEQAVLCGGASALVQAGFETLVEAGYAPEMAYFECLHELKLIVDLMYEGGIANMRYSISNTAEYGDLTRGPRIVTDETKAEMRRILQEIQRGEFAREFILENQAGAATLKAKRRLGMEHPIEAVGERLRSMMPWIAANKIVDKTRN
- a CDS encoding phosphatidylserine decarboxylase, coding for MMPIVREGRVPVFGLLALALALTATENVLIAAPLWIGTFVLAFVFRELPRRAPASPLAVLSPVDGRVLSVESCRDPYRERSSQCVRVVQDAAGPYGLYAPIEGKLLKVWHGSPAAKEHQAALWVQTDELDDIVVAVHRSRLPGYLRCRAHAGERVGHGSRCGFAGFGRIVELYLPEASRVEVEAGARLRAGQVIGKLLRP
- a CDS encoding dipeptide ABC transporter ATP-binding protein yields the protein MSEALLHIEDLAISYRRGGHWLRAIRELSLDIRPGEAYGLVGESGCGKSTLAMSVMRYLPATAHQERGRIVFAGQDLGKLDERGLRRLRGGRIGMVYQHPGSALNPSLPVGRQIAELYTLHAGLDHAQADTAALDMLASVRIARPATVAHLYPYQLSGGMQQRIVIAMALATDPELLILDEPTTALDTTVQAEMLRLFEELRRDYRAALLFISHNLGVVRQLCERVGVMYAGRLVEEGDSAAVFTRPRHPYTGALVACLPTRDSRRDRRPLQPIPGSVPDAHAPETGCPFAPRCGRAQTACTEAMPPADRHNGHLSRCLFADDVPPPATGIIAPSQGTSDLRVRVPERPLIEIEGLEVGHGGTPILRDLNLHIDPGETFGLVGESGSGKTTLAHAIAGLTPPTRGRIHLDGRRLAARIARRRQAQRRDIQMVFQSPDTTLNPRRRVGHALGRAIRKLSRIKAPLRERLARLLREVALETEHARALPGQLSGGQRQRVAIARAFTGEPRLVILDEPTSALDVSVQAAILRLLVELQARHAVAYLFISHDLAVVRYLADRIGVLYRGTLVEIGPTEVIFEGPNHPYTQALMAAMPTLDMRADGASQPGPSDHAAAPPSQDMREDAGCIYADECPKVMQRCRTEPPPWRGGRAGQRIRCWLSGEGVSAPGGD
- the ilvB gene encoding biosynthetic-type acetolactate synthase large subunit; amino-acid sequence: MELTGAEIFVRCLKAEGVDLIFGYPGGAVLHIYDALYKQKDISHILTRHEQGAVHAAEGYAKSTGRVGVALVTSGPGATNAVTGIADAYMDSVPLVVFTGQVPTHAIGSDAFQETDSVGITRPIVKHNFLIKRVEDIAETIKKAFYLAASGRPGPVVVDIPKDITAAKAGFKYPKSIRMRSYNPTVKGHPGQIKRAAELILQAEKPIIYAGGGVILGQASDALTEFTRMLDYPITNTLMGLGGYPASDRQCLGMLGMHGTYEANMAMHQADVVIAIGARFDDRVTGNVDKFCPHAKIVHIDVDPASISKTVRVDIPIVGQVGDVLADLIEVIKSGGKKPKAAPLKAWWKQIEEWRAMDCLKYDRGSELIKPQFVLEKLYELTRGDAYVTSDVGQHQMWAAQFYKFDKPNRWINSGGLGTMGVGLPFAIGAQLAYPDETVVCVTGEASIQMCIQELSTCLQYHLPIKVITLNNRYMGMVRQWQEFFYQGRYAMSYMDALPDFVKLAESYGHVGMRIERPGDVEGALQEALAIKDRLVFMDFVTDDSENVYPMIPAGAGQNEMILV
- a CDS encoding aspartate/glutamate racemase family protein: MKTIGLIGGMSWESTVPYYRHINTRVKQRLGGLHSARLLLYSVDFQDIETLQQAGRWEDAADLLSEVARMLERAGADCVVLCTNTMHKVAPEIEAAVAVPLLHIADATATAIRKQGIRRVGLLGTRFTMEEDFYRARIEAHGIETLVPETADREMIHAVIYEELCLGVVENTSHQRYREAIDRLVERGAEGIILGCTEIAMLVSPSDATVPLFDTATLHAEAAADFALEDA
- a CDS encoding YaiI/YqxD family protein gives rise to the protein MPARIWVDADACPGVIKEVIFRAATRTGTQATLVANHAMRVPASPFIRFLQVASGFDVADNEIVRRAEAGDLVITSDIPLAAEAIDKGAEALSPRGELYAEGNIRDRLNMRDFMETLRASGVQTGGPSALSQSDRKAFADQLDRWLTRRAATSNAR